The nucleotide sequence GGCCCCCGGTGTCGAGCCGGCGGCCGACCGCGTTCTCGCGTGAGAGCCGGTCGGCCCGGTCCCAGGCGTCGAGGTCCATGCTGATCCGCCGCACGACGACCGAGGAGCCGCCGCGCAGCCAGGCGGGGCCGTCGTCACCCACCCACAGCAGCCCGGCGTCGAGACCGGCGACGTCGGGCTGCACCGTGCCGTCCACCTGACCGAGGAGGTTGCGCATCGGCAGCCCCGGCCCCTCGAACGGCTCGCGGAAACCGCGCTGCACCCAGCGCACCCGGGCGAGGTCGGCGACCGCCGCCGTCAGCCGGCGCTGGGCGTGCGCGACCGTGGTGGGGCTCGCGGCGCACACCTGGAGCAGGAGGTCGCCGCCGCTCCAGCGGTCCTCGAGCCGGTCGATCTCGGGGAAGGCGGGCAGCGGAGCCAGCCACGAGGGGACCGTCGCCCCGGCGAGGCGGACGACCCGCGGGCCGACCCCGACGGTCACGGTGAGCGAGGCGGGGACGGCCGCGAGCTCGGGCTCGAGGTCGGTCAGCGGACCCCGGCCCCCGACGAGCCGCTCGACGTCGTCGGTCCAGACCGTGAGGAGGCGCTGGACGGCGCCGCGGTCGGTGCCGGGCAGCAGGTCGAGCGCGACGAAGGAGGCGTACGGCGGTGGGGCCTCGAGGATGCCGGCCTGGTGCGTGCCGCGGAACCCGCGCGCCACGGCGCGGGCCCGGACGAGGCGGTCGTCGACCGCCGGCGTCGCGCGCTCGCGCGCCACGGCGGCGCCGGCGCCGGTGACGACACCGGCGCCGGCTCCCGCGAGCCCGGAGAGGAGGACGGCCCGGCGGCGCGGTCGTGCGCCCCCGGGACCGTCGATGGTCCCGGACCCGTCGGTCACGACGCGGCGGGGGAGGGCGCGTAGGACTCCTCGGCGCCGGAGAAGGCGCGCACCGGCACGGTGAGGGTCACGTCACCGGCCGACGTCGTCAACGTCAGGGTGGCCTGCGAGCCGTTGGGCACCGGCCCGGTGAGGTCCATGAGCATCACGTGGTTCGCACCCGGCTGGAGCAGGAACGACCCACCGGCCGGGATCGTGAAGCCGCC is from Arthrobacter sp. NEB 688 and encodes:
- a CDS encoding Dyp-type peroxidase; the encoded protein is MTDGSGTIDGPGGARPRRRAVLLSGLAGAGAGVVTGAGAAVARERATPAVDDRLVRARAVARGFRGTHQAGILEAPPPYASFVALDLLPGTDRGAVQRLLTVWTDDVERLVGGRGPLTDLEPELAAVPASLTVTVGVGPRVVRLAGATVPSWLAPLPAFPEIDRLEDRWSGGDLLLQVCAASPTTVAHAQRRLTAAVADLARVRWVQRGFREPFEGPGLPMRNLLGQVDGTVQPDVAGLDAGLLWVGDDGPAWLRGGSSVVVRRISMDLDAWDRADRLSRENAVGRRLDTGGPVTGGGVDVPADLTAVDELGFHRIDDAAHLRRAHATAPHERFLRRPYSYDDGTGASSSTGLVFVAYQADPVRQLVPVQRRLAEMDLLNLWTTPVGSAVFAVLPGASPGELLGQAMLA